In the genome of Halalkalicoccus subterraneus, the window GCGAAGTATATTGTTATAACGAAGTCGCGGCTATCTGCTGGTAAATCCCTCCCCTGTAATCGTGGGTTTACTCTTCGATGTGCTCGATACCCTGTTTCGAGACGTTCGCCTCGGTAATGTCGTCGGGCATCCAGCCGGGACTGTCGTCGGGAGCCGTCTGTTCCCACGCCCAACCCTCGTAGATGTGGACCTTGTCGGTCCCCTTCTCGCGGAGTTGGAGGGTCGTTCGTGTTGCGTCGTCCTCGCTGGACGCAGGCTCGAGCCGACGGGCGGCTTTCAGTGCGGCCTGCCGGGGGGTGTTACCCGAGAACACGCTCGATTCGTCGCCACTGTCTTCGCGCAAGGCGAAGTTCCGTTTTCCGTCTTCGCGGACCATGATAATGCTCCGTGTCAGACGAACACATCCGTCATAATAAACATACCCCTCGAATCGAATGCCTGCGGCCGGATGACTTATATATCCGATTCACTCAGAATCGGAATATAGTGGGGATGACCCATGTTTTCGAGGAGAAAACACTTATGTAGGCCGTGGGCTGAAGTTCGGTAGAGTACCTCGATGGTACGAAAAAAGAAACTGAGCCCGAGTGGCGCGAAGGACGATCAGGGCCAGTACCACAACGTACATCTCAATCTCCACGAGGACGAGCTGGCCGTCGCCGGTATGGACATCGGCGACGAGGTATTCGTCCGAGTTCGGGAAGACAAGATCATCATCCAGAAGGCCAACAAAGACGAGGTCGAACACGATTTCTAACGGCCGTCCTGTCTCGAATGTCGCTTTACTCCCTCCTCCGACCCCTGTTGTTCCGACTACCGGCGGAAACTGCCCATACGACGATCACGACGCTGCTCGCCGGCGCGCAGCGAACGCCGGCAACGGCACTCACCCGCAGGCACTATCAGATCGACGACCCGCGGCTGTCTATGTCCCTGTTCGGTCAGTACTTCCCGAATCCGGTGGGAGTCGCAGCCGGCTTCGATAAAAACGGCGAGTTCCCTCTCGCGCTCGAAGCGCTCGGCTTCGGTCACCTCGAAATCGGTGGCGTGACCGCCGACCCACAGGCTGGCAACCCGACACCGAGGATGTTTCGCCTCCCCGAGGACGACGCCATCGTGAACCGAATGGGTTTCAACAACGACGGGGCCGACCGTGTGGGAGCACGGCTCGGTCGAGCGAACCGCCCCGAGATCCCGATAGGGGTGAACATCGGCAAGTCGAAGGCGACACCGCCCGAGTGCGCCCCAGAGGACTACCGCTATACGTATCGACGACTCGCCGAACACGGCGATTTCTTCGTCGTCAACGTCTCGAGCCCGAACACTCCCGGACTGCGGGATCTCCAGGGAAAGGACCACCTCCAAGGAATCCTTACGACACTTCGGGACGCCGGTGCGAGCCCCCTACTGGTCAAGCTCTCGCCGGACCTCACTAAGCGGGCGATCGAGGACATCATCGGCGTCGTCACTGACCTCGATCTCGACGGTATCGTCGCGACCAACACATCAACGGAGCGGCCCAAGGGGCTCCGCGGAAAACACCGTAGGGAGACGGGCGGCCTTTCAGGTCGTCCGATCGAACCCCGATCGACTGACGTGATCCGCTTTATCGCCGAGCGAACCGACGTTCCGATCGTCGGCGTCGGCGGCGTCTTCACCGCCGAGGACGCCTACCGCAAGGTCCGCGCGGGCGCGAGCCTCGTGCAACTGTACACGGGCCTGATCTATCGGGGCCCCTCGATCGCCCGCGAAATCAACGGGGAACTACTCGCGCTGCTCGAACGCGACGGGTTCGACTCGGTAGAGGACGCAGTCGGCGCGGACCTCGAATAGCTCGAAAAGGGTCAGACGCAGTCGGGATCGAGCTCGATGTCGAGATTCGCGAGCAGTTCCTTTGCCTCCTCGCGCTTCTCCTGATGGTCGGCGAGGAACTCCCTCATCAACACGGCGGCCTGTTCCTTGCAGTCGCCACAGAGTCGCTCGCCGCCGACGCACTCGTCGTAGACCTCCTTTGCGAACTCGTCGTCGGCGGCCGCGAGCAGGTAGGCGTACAGCTCGTAGACGGGACACTCGTCGGCCTTGCCGCCGAGTTCGCGCTGTTTTTCGGCGGTTTCGCGCCCGCCCGTGGTCGCGGATTTGACCTTCTCGTAACCCGTTTCGGGGTCGTCGAGGAGGCTGATATGGCTCGCGGGGATCGACGAGGACATCTTTCC includes:
- a CDS encoding non-histone chromosomal MC1 family protein, translating into MVREDGKRNFALREDSGDESSVFSGNTPRQAALKAARRLEPASSEDDATRTTLQLREKGTDKVHIYEGWAWEQTAPDDSPGWMPDDITEANVSKQGIEHIEE
- a CDS encoding quinone-dependent dihydroorotate dehydrogenase, translating into MSLYSLLRPLLFRLPAETAHTTITTLLAGAQRTPATALTRRHYQIDDPRLSMSLFGQYFPNPVGVAAGFDKNGEFPLALEALGFGHLEIGGVTADPQAGNPTPRMFRLPEDDAIVNRMGFNNDGADRVGARLGRANRPEIPIGVNIGKSKATPPECAPEDYRYTYRRLAEHGDFFVVNVSSPNTPGLRDLQGKDHLQGILTTLRDAGASPLLVKLSPDLTKRAIEDIIGVVTDLDLDGIVATNTSTERPKGLRGKHRRETGGLSGRPIEPRSTDVIRFIAERTDVPIVGVGGVFTAEDAYRKVRAGASLVQLYTGLIYRGPSIAREINGELLALLERDGFDSVEDAVGADLE